Within Claveliimonas bilis, the genomic segment CCGAAATACTCTGTGCCGGATAAACGGAAATACTGTCTCCGGAGTGGATTCCCGCACGCTCGATATGCTCCATGATACCCGGGATCAGGATATCCTCACCGTCGCATACCGCATCTACTTCGATCTCTTTTCCCTGAAGGTACTTATCAACCAGAATCGGGTGATCCTGTGCAATACGGTTGATAATACCGATAAATTCATCAATGTCGTGATCGTTGATGGCAATCTGCATTCCCTGTCCGCCAAGTACATAGGATGGACGCACAAGAACCGGATAACCCAGACGGTTTGCAACCTCTTTGGCTTCCTCTGCTGTAAAGACGGTTCCTCCGGTCGGACGCGGGATTCCGCATTTTTCCAAAATTTCATCAAACAGCTCTCTGTCTTCTGCTGCATCTACATTCTCGGCAGATGTACCAAGGATCGGCACTCCCATCTTCATCAGTGCCTCTGTCAGCTTGATAGCAGTCTGTCCGCCGAACTGCACAACCGCTCCGTCCGGTTTCTCCAGATCGACAATACTCTCCACATCTTCCGGTGTCAGCGGTTCAAAATACAGCTTATCTGCAATGTCAAAGTCTGTACTTACTGTCTCCGGGTTATTATTTACAATAATCGTCTCATAGCCTTCTTTTGAGAATGCCCATGTACAATGCACAGAACAGAAGTCGAACTCGATTCCCTGTCCGATGCGGATCGGTCCGGAACCAAGAACAAGTACCTTTTTCCGGCCGCTTGTCTCCTCCACTTCATTCTCGCTTCCGTATACGGAGTAATAATATGGCGTAGCTGCCGCAAACTCTGCCGCACAGGTATCTACCATCTTGTAGGAAGCGGTGATTCCATACTCGTGACGCATATCGTGGATCTGACGCTCCGTATTGCCGGTCAGAGCCGCGATCACATTGTCCGGAAATTCCATTCTCTTGGCTTCTTTCAGTGTTTCTGCTGAAAGTGATGTTGTCTTTAAGGTCTGCTCCATCTCTACCAGACGGGCAATCTTATCAATAAACCATTTGTCAATCTTTGTAATACGGTTGATCTCATCATAGGAGATACCTTTTCTGATGGCCTCTGCGATCATCCAGATCCGGCGGTCATCTACGATCTCAAGCTTTTCCAGAAGCTCCTCTTTAGTAAGGTCGGAGAAATCATAGGACATCAGGCTGTCCACATGCTGCTCCAGAGAACGGATCGCTTTCATCAGTGCACCCTCGAAGTTGTCGCAGATACTCATGACCTCTCCGGTCGCCTTCATCTGTGTTGTCAGCGTACGTTTCGCACTGATGAATTTGTCAAACGGAAGTCTCGGCATTTTTACGACACAGTAATCCAGCATAGGCTCGAAGCTTGCGTATGTCTTCTGTGTAACCGCATTTTTGATCTCATCCAGTGTATAACCAAGGGCAATCTTAGCTGCAACCTTTGCGATCGGATATCCGGTAGCTTTGGAAGCAAGCGCTGAAGAACGGCTGACACGCGGATTTACCTCGATAACGCAATATTCAAATGTCTCCGGATGAAGAGCGTACTGCACGTTACATCCTCCGGTGATGTTCAGTTCACTGATAATGTTAAGAGCTGAGGTACGCAGCATCTGATACTCTTTATCTCCCAAAGTCTGGGACGGAGCTACTACAATACTGTCTCCTGTGTGAACGCCTACCGGGTCGATATTTTCCATATTACATACTGTGATACAGTTGCCGTTTCCGTCACGCATCACCTCGTACTCGATCTCTTTCCATCCGGCGATGCAGCGCTCTACCAGAACCTGTCCGACACGGGAGAGACGAAGTCCGTTTTCCAGGATCTCTACCAGCTGTTCTCTGTCATGGGCGATACCGCCGCCGCTTCCTCCCAGAGTATAGGCCGGACGAAGCACAACAGGATAACCGATCTTCTCCGCAAACTTAATACCATCCTCTACATTTTCCACAACGAGGGACGCTGCACATGGCTCTCCGATCTTTTCCATGGTAGTCTTAAATTCCAGACGGTCCTCCGCTTTCTTGATCGTTTCGGAGGTTGTACCGATAAGGCGGACATTATTTCTCTTAAGGAAGCCGTTTTCTTCCAGCTCCATAGCAAGGTTCAGAGCTGCCTGTCCTCCCAGAGTAGGAAGCACGCTGTCCGGCTTTTCCTTCAAGATCAGCTGTTCTACCACTTCTACAGTCAGCGGTTCAATGTAAACACGGTCTGCAATATCCTTATCTGTCATAATTGTAGCCGGGTTGGAATTGAGAAGCACAACCTCAAGCCCCTCTTCTTTCAGAGAACGGCACGCCTGTGTTCCCGCATAGTCAAATTCTGCAGCCTGCCCGATTACAATCGGTCCGGATCCAATCACCAGTACCTTTTTAATATCTTTATTTCTTGGCATTAGTTTGCTCCTTTCATCATATCCATAAACCTGTCAAACAAATAACCGGAATCCTGCGGTCCCGGGCATGCTTCCGGATGGAACTGAACCGTAAAGATGTTCTTTCCGATATAAGAAAGTCCTTCGTTCGTTCCGTCGTTGACATTGACAAAAGCTTCCTTTGCCACAGACGGATCAATGGTGGATGCATCCACTGCATACCCGTGATTCTGTGAGGAAATATATACCCGGTTGTTGCTTAAATCTTTCACCGGATGATTTCCTCCTCTGTGTCCGTATTTCAGCTTATATGTCTTTCCTCCATTTGCCAGTGCCATAAGCTGATGTCCCAGACAGATGGCAAATATCGGGATATCTGTGTCATAGAGCTTCTTGATCTCTGCAATGATCTCGGTACAGGTTTCCGGATCTCCAGGGCCGTTGGAGAGCATAATGCCGTCCGGTTTGGATGCGATGATCTCCTCTGCCGATGTATCAGCCGGATAAATGGTCACGCGGCATCCTCTCTTATTAAGAGAGCGTGCAATATTATTCTTTGCGCCGAAATCCATCAGAGCCACTTTCGGTCCGTTGCCCTCCAGCACGTATGGCTCCTCACAGGTTACCTTGGATACCACATCTCCGACTTTGTATGCGTGAAGTTTCGGGATAATCTCATCAAGATCATAGTTTTCATTGGTCGTGATCATTCCGTTCATCGTACCTTTTTCTCTTAAGATCTTTGTAAGGGCACGGGTATCAATTCCGGCGATTCCCGGAATATCCTGCTCCTTCAGGAAATCCTGAATGGTGCCCTCGCATCGGAAATTGCTGGGCATTCTTGATAATTCTCTTACGATGTAACCGTCCGGCCATGCTTTCTTTGATTCCATATCCGGTGTTATTCCGTAATTTCCAATTAATGGATAGGTCATAACTACGGCCTGTCCTGCGTAAGAAGGGTCAGTCAGCACCTCCAGATAGCCTGTCATGGAGGTATTAAATACAATTTCACTTATCATGTCTTTCGTAGAACCTATGCTGGTTCCTGTAAAGACGGTTCCGTCTTCTAAAATAAGAAACGCTTTCATTTATTCACCTTTTCCCTTCACTTTGTTTTAATGGCAATATGTAAAGTCATGTTTTGCCCCATAAAAAAGGCAGTCCGTGCAAGCACAACTGCCTTTCTATGTCTATTTCCAGCGACAAATCATGTCTCCACAAATTGTATTGATTATACTACAATCTAAGACTTTTTTCAACCACTTCTCGCATTTTTATTTTTGTTCCAAAAATGAAATTTTAAATTCCACCTCTCCTACGGGTAGTAGCGTTTACTTCTGCACAGTTGATATTTACTCTTTCATACATCCATGGTATGGTTATCTCTCCTTCTGACAGCAGTAGAAGGAGGCTCATCATGAGTAAATATATTCCTGGTAACCAAAAACATCTTACCCTTGAAAACCGTATCTATATCGAAAACGAACTAAATAAGGGCACTTCCTTTAAGGATATTGCCAGGTTCCTGTGTAAGGATCCTACTACAATCTCTAAAGAAGTCAGGGCTCACCGTCTCTCAGACTGGTATCACAAAGGGACTTTCTATAATGCCAAAAACTTCTGTATTCACCGCTATCACTGTAAGAAAACGAACGCCTGTGGAAAGATTGTCCTGTGCGGAATCAAATGCGCATCCTGTCCTACCTGCAACCAAACCTGCAGAAACTTTGAAAAAGAGCATTGCGTAAGGCTTGACCGGGCTCCCTATGTCTGCAACGGCTGTACGAAAAAAATCAATCACTGCACGCTTGCCCACAAATACTCTTATAACGCCAGGTTCGCTGACAGGAAATACCGGGAAAAACTCCGGGATTCTAGAACAGGTATTAACATGACCAAACGGGAGCTTCACAAAAAGGATCAGATCATTTCCCCTCTGATCGAACAGGGACAGTCTCCCTATCATATCCTGACAAACCATCCGGAGCTGGATATGTCCGTCCGTACCCTGTATTCGTATCTTGACCAGGGACTCTTTACGGCAAGGAACATAGATCTGAAACGGAAAGTTCATTTCAAACCAAGAAGGTGCCATAAAACACAGATCACGGACAGAGCAGTCTTTAGCAACCGATTATATCATGACTTCTGTTCCCTTGCCCTTACAGGCTATGTCCAGATGGATACTGTCCATTCTTCCAGGGAATCAAAAAAGACCTTGCTGACCATGTTTTTCACCAAAGAAAAACTCTTCCTTGCTTTTCTGATGAACCGCTGCACCAAAGGCGCTGTCCGTCTTGTTTTTGACCGTCTGGAAAAGCGTATGGGAACCTATGAATTTACTTCCGTGTTTGAATATATCCTCACGGACCGGGGCTCTGAATTTGGTGATCCGGATGCTTTGGAAACCGGCGTAAACGGAATACAGCGTTCCAGCATTTATTACTGTGACCCGATGCAGAGTGGGCAGAAGGGCGGATTGGAACAAGCACACACGATGCTGCGGATGATCCTCCCAAAAGGAACCAGTTTTGAATTCCTTACACAATGGGACGTAAACCTGATTGTGAACCATATCAATTCCACACCGAGGGAAAGCCTGGGTGGGAGGACGCCATACAGCGTCGCGTTGGAAGCACTTGGAGAAGAGGTCTTAAACGCATTTCAGCTTAGACCGATTGCCCCGGATGAGGTAAATCTGACGCCTAAGCTGATCCGCTTTAATCACTAATCAACTGATCGAAATCTGCTGTCAGACTGGAAGTAAACGTTTCACATTTTTTAGATGTGGCCGGTGGAATTCAGTCCCGCACACCGTATTCCAGCGGTCCGTTTCCCATGCCCAGAAATCAAGTATTTTTCGATGAGTTTAGCTAATTATAACAGAAAACTGGAGATTTTGCTTAAAAATCCCCTGTAAAATCCGCGAAAAATAAAGTATGGTGGAATTTACCTCTTCACCGGAATTTAAAATTTCAATTTAGCTTTTATTTTTGTTCTTACATCTGCATAGCGTCAACTATTGTCGGCGTAATCTCTCCCAAAGGGTAAATGCCTCCTGTTTGCATCAAGATTTTGTATAAGTCAATCACCTTCCGGACTTATTTGCATATACTATATGCAACAGACTTAAATGGCCTGAGAGGTTCTTATTATGAATGGTTCCATTCCCACTAATTCAGACACTCCCTCCAAGGGAAAACTTCAGATCAATGTTACATCAGAAATCAATCACTTTCCTGTATCCGGTGCCAATATCCGCATTTCCTACACCGGAATACCTGACAGTACAATAGAGGAAGTGACCACGGATTCCTCCGGACAGTCAGAAACTCTGGAGCTCGATGCCCCTCCGGTAGAATACAGTCTGGACGTCACTTCAGAAGAACAGCCTTATTCGGAATATACCCTTCTTATCACTGCTCCGGGATTTGAAACGATCAGCATTGCCGGCACAGAAATCCTTGCAGATGTCACTGCCATCCAGAACATACAGATGCGTCCGTCTGATTCTTCGGAGACGGGGGAAGAACGGTTCGTGATTCCCGCACATACTTTATATGGAATCTACCCGGAGAAAATTCCTGAAGCAGAGATCAAACCTGTCAATGAAACCGGGGAAATCGTATTAAGCCGCGTGGTTGTACCGGAATATATCGTGGTGCATGACGGAAGCCCCCGGGACAGTACAGCTCAGAATTATTATGTCAAATATAAGGATTATATCAAAAATGTAGCGTCAAGTGAAATATATGCCACCTGGCCTGCCAATACAATCCGTGCCAATGTTCTTGCCATCATGTCTTTTACTTTAAACAGGGTTTACACGGAGTGGTACCGGAATCAGGGTTTTGACTTCACTATTACTTCCTCCACTGCTTTTGACCACAAATGGATTCCGGAACGGAATATCTACGATACCATTTCCGTTATTGTAGATGAATTGTTTGCCAGCTATCTTTCCCGCCCCAACGTCCGGCAGCCGATCCTGACACAGTACTGTGACGGGCGGCGCGTGCAGTGTCCCAACTGGATGACACAGTGGGGGTCGAAATCGTTGGGAGATCAGGGCTACTCTCCTATTGAAATCCTCCGCTACTATTACGGCGCAGATATGTATATTAACACCGCAGAGGCAATCTCCGGTATCCCATCCTCCTGGCCGGGTTACAATCTGGAGATTGGGTCTTCCGGCAATAAGGTCCGACAGCTTCAGGAACAGCTTAATGTAATTTCAGATGCGTATCCGGCCCTTCCAAAGCTGACTGCCGACGGAATTTACGGACCTGCCACTGCTGAAGCAGTCCGAAAATTCCAGGAAGTGTTTGGGCTTCCCGAAACCGGAATCACTGATTATTCGACCTGGTATAAAATTTCAGAAATTTATGTCGGAGTATCAAGAATCGCTGAACTGACCTAGATGAAATCTCCCACAGCTTCTCACTGTGACTCCGGCAGCCGTCAAAAGAAAAAAGAGTTCCGCAAGCGGAACTCTCGCGCCGAGCGCGGTCGTTTAAGCAGCAGCCTCCACTTCGCGCGAGTGCGCATCCCGCGGAGCGTTTTATTTAATAGGAAAGAAATTTCCTATTAAATAAAATAGCGGCAGAAACTATATCAGTTCCTGCCGTTCAAAATACTTCATTAAAATATCTGCACAATTTTCCAGCCCCAGATCCGATGTATTCAAGATCATATGGTAATTGTTAACATCTCCCCACGCCTTTCCTGTATGTTCATGGTAGTAATCTGCCCTCTCCTGGTCTGTCATCTCTATCTTGTTACTTGCTTCCTCATAGGTCAGATTTTCTTTCCCCATAATTCGCCGGATACGATCCTCCTTATCTGCGCACACATAAATATTAAACGCATTTCTCTGATCTTTCAGGATTTCAGAAGCGCAGCGTCCCAGGATAATGCAGGGCTTTTCTGCCAGTTTCTTTATCACTTCCACTTCGGATTCATAAGTATGCCTGCCAAGCTCTTCCTCTACATTCACCTTGTCATATACCGGAATGCCAAGCCTTTCTGAAAGCTCCTGTGCAATCCTGCTTGCTCCTGTACCGTATCGTCGGCTCATTGTTATTACTAATTTCATACCAATTCCTCCTTTGTAGTCCAGTTTACGCTATGCCTGCTGCCGGGCCCTTCACGCTCTCGCTTCCGGGCTTTCGCATGTATGCTGTCCGCCGTGCCAGCTCGCGCCCTTCCAGGCTCTCGCTCACGGGCTTTCGCCCTATAAAAATGCGAAAACCTCAAATCGCCTGCAAGCAGGCGTTTGCGTTTTCCACATTTTTGCACGGCTCATTGCTTACGTGGACATTATACCACAGCTTCTCCGGGATGTACAATCTGCTTTACCCATTCTTTGCGGATCTCCCAGATATTTCCGCAGACATTGAAAATAGTCCAGTTGTCAATTTCAAACACTCTAAGCCAGCTCTCTTTTATGCGGGCCTCCTCCTGTGGATATTTTCCCGCATACCTGCCCTGGAAGAACTCAAATCCGTTTACAACGCCAATATCTTTCAAGTGCTGTTTATACTCCTGTCTGTCCGTTTCATCTTTGGGAAGGTAGATCCGGTTTAGCACATAATCCCACTTTCCTTCATCGAAATAGATGATCTTCTCCGCCGGCACTTCCAGAACATATACCACTGTTCCTTCAATGGGCTTCAGGCAGTTTTCCCTGCTGATGGAGCACCAGATAGGCGCATGTACGTCTGCCGGTTTTTCCACTCTCCTGGCCGCCTCCTCTGTAAACCAGTCGTAGCTTTCCATAAAAAGAGGCGCAATGTCTCCGAAATGAAGCTCCACGTATACTCTCTGGTTGATGATCCTTCCATCTCTTTCCAGCTGGTACAAAGTTTTGTCATTCTGCCTTGTATAAAGCCTGACCATCTCCCCGCCGGATCCTTTTTTCGCATCTTGATCCACCATTTTCTGCCATTCTCCTTTCTATTTTCTCAAATTTGTTTCACGTGTTCTTATCTGGCTCCGCTTCCGGTATACCAGGCCGCAATTTCTTTTCCCCAAAGAAGACCTGCAGCCATCCCGGCACTTAAAAACGGTCCAAAGGGAATGGACTCTTTCCCGGTAATCCTTCTCGTCAACACAAGGGGCGTCAGCACAATTCCGCACAGCAAAACGGCAATTCCGCCAGCCGCTATCATTCTTATCGCTCCCAAAAAGGCTCCGCCGGCTGCTGCCAGCTTAATATCTCCTCCTCCAAAGGCTCCCGGCCGCACCATCGTTATGGCTGTCATAGGCAGGCTGATACACAAAAGCCCTGCCAGCCTCTCTGGCAGAGCCATCCCACCGCTCCACATATCTGCAGCCGCAAGTAAGATCATTGCTGCCGGTATGCCATCCGGTATTTCCCTTTTTAGCACATCTCCAAAGGGAACCCACAAAAGAAGGCTAAGAAAAACTCCTTCCAGCAATTTCTCTGTCATAAAATTTCAGCAATGCTTTCACAGATCTCACTACTTATCGCCTCTTACGCTTCCACCGTCATTTCATATTCTTCGAATAATTCCTTCACTGCCGCTTCATATGCTTCCAGCTTCTCTGCTTTACGGATACGCTTGAGAGGCTTTTTGGCATCTGCAAAAATCTGTCCCATATAAGCCCACAATTCTTTCATCTTGAAAAGCACCGGCTTAGGCCCCGGCATCTCTTCTTTATAGCCTTCATAAACCTTATCGTGAAATTTCAAAAGCAGCTCTTTTCCCGGCGCTTCTTTATTTTGAAGCCGTAAGATCAGCCCCGGATCCCGAAGGAATCCTCTGCCGATCATAACCTTATCTATCTGCGGATAAGCGCTGGTAAACCGATTTAAGTCTCCAACCGTAAGGATATCCCCGTTGTAGCACACAGGACTTTTCCCCTTTTCGGCAGCATAGCCAAAGGCCTTCATATCCGGACGCCCCTGGTAGAAATCCTGCTGGGTTCTCGGATGAACGATCAGCTCTTCCAGCGGATAACGATTGTATATCTCCAGAAGACGTTCAAACTCGCCAGCATCATCCTTCCCGATCCTTGTCTTTATGGAAATACGCATATCCGGCATCTTTTTATCTCTGTCTGTAAAGACGTCGTCCAAAAATCGCTCCAGCTTGTCCGGTATTGCCAGAAATCCGGAGCCTCTGTACTTTGAGACAACTGTTCTGGACGGACATCCCAGATTGAGATTGACCTCCTTATATCCAAGACTCTCAAGCTGAAGGGCTGTCACCGTAAAATCCCCGGCGTCGTTGGTCATAATCTGGGGAATCAGGAAAATTCCCCGATTATTCTCCGGATCAATATCCTTCTTCTCCCTGGCGCTGAACTTCCCCTTCTGATTGGGTGCAATAAAAGCGGTAAAGTATTTGTCCACACCAGGAAAACAGGCATCAAAAGCCTTCCGGTGAATGGGTCCTGTAATCCCTTCCATAGGCGCAAAGTAGTATTTCATGTTCTCCCTCTCTTACGTCACTTTGTCTTACTACTTTAGCATGATTCCAAATAAAAGTCCAGCGACGCCAAAACAGGGAAAGCTCCTAAGCTTTCCCTGCCTGTTATTCTCTGACACGCGGGAATACGATTTCCACCCGGAACAGATCTGCTTCTGTGGAGATTTTCAGTGTGCCGTGCATCAGCTCTGTAAAAGATTTGGCTATGGGCAGTCCCAGCCCGGAGCCTTCTGTATTTCTTGACACATCTCCTCTGACGAAGCGGTCTGTGATCTCATCTGCGTTGAAATTCAGCTCTGCGGCCGAGACGTTTTTCATCCGTACAGACACATTGTCCTGCTCTTCTTTCACCTCAATAAATACGCGGGTATTAGGGAGGGCATACTTGGAAATGTTGACGATCAGATTTTCAAAGATCCGGTACGCCTTTTCACTGTCCAGCTCCACAATAACCTTCTCTTCGGGCACATCCCATTTCACTTCCAGTCCCGCTGCCTTTAAATTCCTGTCGTACTCCAGCTCTATCTGCTTCAGAAGTCCTGTGATGTCCAGTTTCATAAAGTGCAATGTCACATTATGGCTGGTTGCCTTGCTGATCTCAAACAAATCCTCAATGAGCACTTTCAGTCGCTGCGATTTCTTCTCCAGTATCCCGATATATTCCTTTCTCTTCTCTTCATCTTTTTCATTTTTCAGAAGATCCACATAAGTGATGATGGCTGTGAGCGGCGTCTTTAAGTCATGGGATACATTTGTAACCAGGTCGGTTTTCATCCTCT encodes:
- a CDS encoding prepilin peptidase; its protein translation is MTEKLLEGVFLSLLLWVPFGDVLKREIPDGIPAAMILLAAADMWSGGMALPERLAGLLCISLPMTAITMVRPGAFGGGDIKLAAAGGAFLGAIRMIAAGGIAVLLCGIVLTPLVLTRRITGKESIPFGPFLSAGMAAGLLWGKEIAAWYTGSGAR
- a CDS encoding AAA family ATPase, which encodes MKLVITMSRRYGTGASRIAQELSERLGIPVYDKVNVEEELGRHTYESEVEVIKKLAEKPCIILGRCASEILKDQRNAFNIYVCADKEDRIRRIMGKENLTYEEASNKIEMTDQERADYYHEHTGKAWGDVNNYHMILNTSDLGLENCADILMKYFERQELI
- a CDS encoding peptidoglycan-binding protein, translating into MNGSIPTNSDTPSKGKLQINVTSEINHFPVSGANIRISYTGIPDSTIEEVTTDSSGQSETLELDAPPVEYSLDVTSEEQPYSEYTLLITAPGFETISIAGTEILADVTAIQNIQMRPSDSSETGEERFVIPAHTLYGIYPEKIPEAEIKPVNETGEIVLSRVVVPEYIVVHDGSPRDSTAQNYYVKYKDYIKNVASSEIYATWPANTIRANVLAIMSFTLNRVYTEWYRNQGFDFTITSSTAFDHKWIPERNIYDTISVIVDELFASYLSRPNVRQPILTQYCDGRRVQCPNWMTQWGSKSLGDQGYSPIEILRYYYGADMYINTAEAISGIPSSWPGYNLEIGSSGNKVRQLQEQLNVISDAYPALPKLTADGIYGPATAEAVRKFQEVFGLPETGITDYSTWYKISEIYVGVSRIAELT
- a CDS encoding carbamoyl phosphate synthase small subunit, which translates into the protein MKAFLILEDGTVFTGTSIGSTKDMISEIVFNTSMTGYLEVLTDPSYAGQAVVMTYPLIGNYGITPDMESKKAWPDGYIVRELSRMPSNFRCEGTIQDFLKEQDIPGIAGIDTRALTKILREKGTMNGMITTNENYDLDEIIPKLHAYKVGDVVSKVTCEEPYVLEGNGPKVALMDFGAKNNIARSLNKRGCRVTIYPADTSAEEIIASKPDGIMLSNGPGDPETCTEIIAEIKKLYDTDIPIFAICLGHQLMALANGGKTYKLKYGHRGGNHPVKDLSNNRVYISSQNHGYAVDASTIDPSVAKEAFVNVNDGTNEGLSYIGKNIFTVQFHPEACPGPQDSGYLFDRFMDMMKGAN
- the carB gene encoding carbamoyl-phosphate synthase large subunit: MPRNKDIKKVLVIGSGPIVIGQAAEFDYAGTQACRSLKEEGLEVVLLNSNPATIMTDKDIADRVYIEPLTVEVVEQLILKEKPDSVLPTLGGQAALNLAMELEENGFLKRNNVRLIGTTSETIKKAEDRLEFKTTMEKIGEPCAASLVVENVEDGIKFAEKIGYPVVLRPAYTLGGSGGGIAHDREQLVEILENGLRLSRVGQVLVERCIAGWKEIEYEVMRDGNGNCITVCNMENIDPVGVHTGDSIVVAPSQTLGDKEYQMLRTSALNIISELNITGGCNVQYALHPETFEYCVIEVNPRVSRSSALASKATGYPIAKVAAKIALGYTLDEIKNAVTQKTYASFEPMLDYCVVKMPRLPFDKFISAKRTLTTQMKATGEVMSICDNFEGALMKAIRSLEQHVDSLMSYDFSDLTKEELLEKLEIVDDRRIWMIAEAIRKGISYDEINRITKIDKWFIDKIARLVEMEQTLKTTSLSAETLKEAKRMEFPDNVIAALTGNTERQIHDMRHEYGITASYKMVDTCAAEFAAATPYYYSVYGSENEVEETSGRKKVLVLGSGPIRIGQGIEFDFCSVHCTWAFSKEGYETIIVNNNPETVSTDFDIADKLYFEPLTPEDVESIVDLEKPDGAVVQFGGQTAIKLTEALMKMGVPILGTSAENVDAAEDRELFDEILEKCGIPRPTGGTVFTAEEAKEVANRLGYPVLVRPSYVLGGQGMQIAINDHDIDEFIGIINRIAQDHPILVDKYLQGKEIEVDAVCDGEDILIPGIMEHIERAGIHSGDSISVYPAQSISEKTKRTIEDYTRKLAQSLHVIGLINIQFIVCGEEVYVIEVNPRSSRTVPYISKVTGIPIVPLATKVIIGHKIKDLGYTPGLQKEADYFAIKMPVFSFEKIRGADISLGPEMKSTGECLGIARTFDEALYKAFLGAGIKLPKYKNMIITVRDEDKPEAVEIGRRFEKIGYKIFATRSTAKALQDGGVKAIPVNKIEQESPNLMDLILGHEIDLVIDTPPQGADRSRDGFVIRRNAIETGVNVLTAIDTAEALITSLENTDIKKLTLIDIAKI
- a CDS encoding tRNA-dihydrouridine synthase family protein, whose protein sequence is MKYYFAPMEGITGPIHRKAFDACFPGVDKYFTAFIAPNQKGKFSAREKKDIDPENNRGIFLIPQIMTNDAGDFTVTALQLESLGYKEVNLNLGCPSRTVVSKYRGSGFLAIPDKLERFLDDVFTDRDKKMPDMRISIKTRIGKDDAGEFERLLEIYNRYPLEELIVHPRTQQDFYQGRPDMKAFGYAAEKGKSPVCYNGDILTVGDLNRFTSAYPQIDKVMIGRGFLRDPGLILRLQNKEAPGKELLLKFHDKVYEGYKEEMPGPKPVLFKMKELWAYMGQIFADAKKPLKRIRKAEKLEAYEAAVKELFEEYEMTVEA
- a CDS encoding IS30 family transposase gives rise to the protein MSKYIPGNQKHLTLENRIYIENELNKGTSFKDIARFLCKDPTTISKEVRAHRLSDWYHKGTFYNAKNFCIHRYHCKKTNACGKIVLCGIKCASCPTCNQTCRNFEKEHCVRLDRAPYVCNGCTKKINHCTLAHKYSYNARFADRKYREKLRDSRTGINMTKRELHKKDQIISPLIEQGQSPYHILTNHPELDMSVRTLYSYLDQGLFTARNIDLKRKVHFKPRRCHKTQITDRAVFSNRLYHDFCSLALTGYVQMDTVHSSRESKKTLLTMFFTKEKLFLAFLMNRCTKGAVRLVFDRLEKRMGTYEFTSVFEYILTDRGSEFGDPDALETGVNGIQRSSIYYCDPMQSGQKGGLEQAHTMLRMILPKGTSFEFLTQWDVNLIVNHINSTPRESLGGRTPYSVALEALGEEVLNAFQLRPIAPDEVNLTPKLIRFNH
- a CDS encoding DUF3841 domain-containing protein, whose translation is MVDQDAKKGSGGEMVRLYTRQNDKTLYQLERDGRIINQRVYVELHFGDIAPLFMESYDWFTEEAARRVEKPADVHAPIWCSISRENCLKPIEGTVVYVLEVPAEKIIYFDEGKWDYVLNRIYLPKDETDRQEYKQHLKDIGVVNGFEFFQGRYAGKYPQEEARIKESWLRVFEIDNWTIFNVCGNIWEIRKEWVKQIVHPGEAVV